From Rhodococcus sp. B7740, one genomic window encodes:
- a CDS encoding ATP-binding cassette domain-containing protein — MNETFTSTTVLAEPYLQVRGIGMTFGPVTALSGVDIDIRPGQVHALLGENGAGKSTLMSIISGTQTPTSGSVVVDGVERTALTPADALALGISIVHQTPALLPDLTVAENLVLAIPRTMRPSVFEMGPWVTEKLAVVGCTVHPDTKCGDLPIAERQLIEIAKALATDTKVLILDEPTAPLVQDKVDLLFEQVRRFAAAGVAVVYITHRIPEVRELADTMTILRDGRVRGSYDPQSLTDDEIITLIAGRDVDAVFPPKGTGPSADGLVVENLSSPDFDDVSFTVGAGEIVGLAGVAGNGQVALLRALAGLSESTGTVRLGGDRLTLKSSADAHKAGIAFMPADRAGEGVLPDFSIRENSALGAFGRFVRHGIIDKSRERKLTSAMADSLTVKAPSVDTAVGNLSGGNQQKVVLARALLSKPALILAEEPTQGVDAGARAEIYRELRDAADAGMAIVVLSSDAVELEGLCDRVLVLSRGTVVESLSGDAVTEHNMMQAMVSATGHRNSAATSGAGAVDTPPNKLVRSLPAYILLGAIVLLSLIATTQNVRFLGEANIVSVLLTTTALGFIALGQMLVVMTGGIDLSVGPLTGLVLVIMSFFWFDGASVLSLLAGVAVAVVAAIVVGAINGGLIRGLGFTAVAATLVTYIGIQGISLLLRPEIDGYVDFAILDAINYSIGPIPVAFLIAVLAAVALGAVLRYTRPGMALRASGSDSSIAEKMGVRNGLTVTAAYIGCSLMTMLGGIMLVGQVGVGDPNQGIGFTLSAITAVVVAGTLLRGGSGSPVAVLLGALLLQVILALANFLRLGTAWQYWLQGAIVIVAAVLYVALQQRNSARKH; from the coding sequence GCCGTACCTTCAGGTTCGCGGCATCGGCATGACCTTCGGCCCCGTCACCGCACTGTCCGGTGTCGACATCGACATCAGACCGGGACAGGTGCACGCTCTTCTCGGCGAGAACGGCGCAGGCAAGTCGACGCTGATGTCGATCATCTCGGGAACCCAGACGCCCACATCGGGATCCGTCGTCGTCGACGGCGTCGAGCGGACCGCTCTCACCCCGGCCGACGCCTTGGCTCTCGGCATCTCCATCGTTCACCAGACTCCGGCCCTGTTGCCGGACCTGACGGTCGCCGAGAACCTCGTGCTGGCCATTCCTCGGACCATGCGTCCCTCGGTGTTCGAGATGGGCCCGTGGGTCACCGAGAAGTTGGCGGTGGTGGGCTGCACCGTCCACCCCGACACCAAGTGCGGCGACCTTCCCATCGCGGAGCGTCAGCTGATCGAGATCGCCAAGGCGCTCGCGACCGACACCAAGGTGCTCATCCTCGACGAGCCGACCGCGCCCCTGGTCCAGGACAAGGTGGATCTGCTGTTCGAGCAGGTGCGCCGGTTCGCCGCAGCCGGGGTGGCGGTCGTCTACATCACCCACCGCATCCCCGAGGTCAGGGAACTGGCGGACACGATGACCATTCTTCGCGACGGACGGGTGCGCGGCTCCTACGATCCGCAGTCGCTCACCGACGACGAGATCATCACGCTCATCGCAGGCCGCGACGTCGACGCCGTGTTCCCGCCCAAGGGAACCGGGCCGAGCGCAGACGGTCTCGTGGTCGAGAACCTGTCGAGCCCGGATTTCGACGACGTCTCCTTCACGGTCGGCGCAGGCGAGATCGTCGGACTCGCAGGCGTCGCGGGCAACGGCCAGGTGGCACTGCTTCGAGCCCTCGCCGGCCTGAGCGAGTCCACCGGGACCGTGCGGTTGGGCGGTGATCGGTTGACGCTGAAGTCCTCGGCGGACGCCCACAAGGCCGGCATCGCCTTCATGCCCGCCGACCGCGCGGGAGAAGGGGTACTGCCGGACTTCTCGATCCGAGAGAACTCCGCGCTCGGTGCGTTCGGTCGCTTCGTCCGCCACGGGATCATCGACAAGAGCCGCGAGCGAAAACTGACGTCGGCGATGGCCGACTCGCTGACGGTGAAGGCACCGAGCGTCGACACGGCGGTGGGAAATCTATCGGGCGGAAATCAGCAGAAAGTGGTGTTGGCCCGAGCGCTGCTGTCGAAGCCCGCGCTGATCCTGGCCGAGGAGCCGACCCAGGGCGTCGACGCCGGTGCGCGCGCCGAGATCTACCGCGAGCTGCGCGACGCCGCCGACGCGGGCATGGCGATCGTCGTACTGTCCTCCGACGCCGTCGAACTCGAAGGACTGTGCGACAGGGTTCTGGTTCTGTCCCGCGGCACTGTGGTCGAATCGCTCAGTGGCGATGCGGTGACCGAACACAACATGATGCAGGCGATGGTGTCGGCGACCGGTCACCGAAACAGTGCCGCGACATCCGGTGCCGGCGCGGTGGACACGCCGCCCAACAAGCTCGTTCGATCGTTGCCCGCGTACATCCTGCTCGGGGCCATCGTCCTGCTGTCACTGATCGCCACGACGCAGAACGTGCGGTTCCTCGGTGAGGCCAACATCGTGTCGGTACTGCTCACCACCACGGCGCTCGGCTTCATCGCACTCGGCCAGATGCTGGTGGTGATGACCGGCGGTATCGATCTGTCGGTGGGACCGCTCACAGGATTGGTGCTGGTCATCATGTCGTTCTTCTGGTTCGACGGAGCCTCGGTGCTGAGTCTGCTTGCGGGTGTCGCGGTCGCGGTGGTGGCAGCGATCGTCGTGGGTGCAATCAACGGCGGACTGATTCGAGGCCTGGGGTTCACCGCCGTCGCAGCAACTCTGGTGACCTACATCGGTATTCAAGGAATATCGCTGCTGCTTCGGCCGGAGATCGACGGATACGTCGACTTCGCGATTCTCGATGCGATCAACTACAGCATCGGTCCGATTCCGGTGGCGTTCCTGATCGCGGTACTCGCCGCCGTCGCGCTCGGAGCGGTTCTGCGATACACGCGACCCGGAATGGCCCTGCGCGCGTCGGGATCCGACAGCAGCATCGCCGAGAAGATGGGCGTGCGCAACGGTCTCACCGTGACCGCGGCCTACATCGGCTGCTCGTTGATGACAATGCTCGGCGGGATCATGTTGGTCGGTCAGGTCGGCGTCGGTGACCCCAACCAGGGGATCGGTTTCACCCTGTCGGCCATCACCGCGGTCGTCGTGGCCGGAACACTGTTGCGCGGCGGTAGCGGTTCGCCGGTAGCGGTACTGCTCGGAGCGCTACTGCTGCAGGTGATTCTGGCCCTCGCCAACTTCCTGCGCCTGGGTACGGCATGGCAGTACTGGTTGCAGGGCGCAATCGTCATCGTGGCCGCCGTACTGTATGTCGCTTTGCAGCAACGTAATTCGGCCCGCAAGCACTGA
- a CDS encoding SDR family oxidoreductase — translation MSAPSRAALVIGATGIAGQTISRRLVDAGWTTYGLARGTTNPVEGVVPVSANLLDAESLTAALDGVDPEIVFITAWMKQDSEAENIEVNGSIVRNVLGAMKGKSALRHVGLMTGLKHYLGPFDDYATGVMAETPFHESEPRLPNPNFYYTQEDELFAASEKQGFTWSVHRAHTVFGYAVGNAMNMALTLGVYAEICRETGAPFVFPGSDTQWNGLTDITDADLLAEQMIWAATHVEGENEAFNIANGDVFRWRWMWPQIAEAFGVEPVGFSDAPKPLDDRMEDAPKVWAEIAAKHGLVEADVKRLASWWHTDGDLGRDIECLTDMTNSRKAGFLGFRSTFESFMDKTESYRAAGILPRSQR, via the coding sequence ATGAGCGCGCCCAGCAGAGCGGCACTCGTCATCGGTGCCACCGGCATTGCCGGCCAAACGATCTCGCGTCGGCTCGTCGACGCAGGGTGGACCACCTACGGTCTGGCCCGCGGCACGACCAATCCGGTGGAGGGCGTGGTGCCGGTCTCGGCGAATCTGCTCGATGCGGAGTCGTTGACTGCAGCACTCGACGGCGTCGACCCGGAGATCGTGTTCATCACGGCCTGGATGAAGCAGGACTCGGAGGCCGAGAACATCGAGGTCAACGGGAGCATCGTCCGCAACGTCCTCGGTGCGATGAAGGGCAAGTCCGCGCTGCGTCACGTCGGGCTGATGACCGGCCTGAAGCACTATCTCGGCCCGTTCGACGACTACGCGACCGGTGTCATGGCCGAAACCCCGTTCCACGAGAGCGAACCCCGGCTGCCGAACCCGAACTTCTACTACACCCAAGAGGACGAGCTGTTCGCGGCGTCGGAGAAGCAGGGGTTCACCTGGAGCGTGCACCGAGCGCACACCGTCTTCGGCTACGCGGTGGGCAACGCGATGAACATGGCACTCACCCTCGGGGTCTACGCCGAGATCTGCCGCGAGACCGGCGCTCCGTTCGTGTTCCCCGGCTCGGACACCCAGTGGAACGGTCTGACCGACATCACCGACGCAGACCTTCTCGCCGAGCAGATGATCTGGGCGGCAACACATGTCGAGGGCGAGAACGAAGCGTTCAACATCGCCAACGGTGACGTGTTCCGGTGGCGCTGGATGTGGCCGCAGATCGCGGAGGCGTTCGGCGTCGAACCCGTCGGATTCTCCGACGCCCCCAAGCCGCTCGACGACCGCATGGAAGACGCCCCGAAGGTATGGGCGGAGATCGCCGCGAAGCACGGTCTGGTCGAAGCCGATGTGAAGCGTCTCGCGTCCTGGTGGCACACGGACGGCGACCTGGGCCGCGACATCGAGTGCCTGACCGATATGACCAACAGCCGCAAGGCCGGCTTCCTCGGGTTCCGTTCCACGTTCGAGAGTTTCATGGACAAGACCGAGAGCTACCGCGCGGCCGGGATACTCCCGAGGAGTCAGCGATGA
- a CDS encoding zinc-dependent alcohol dehydrogenase gives MKALRFVGENRAEVADLDIPTVAADEVLIAARSVGVCHSDIELLEGRYIIPFEYPIIPGHEWSGEVAKVGADVDGFQVGDRVVGECVIGDDHFGFSISGAAAEFFVVKPAWLHKLPDEVSFTSGALVEPFSCGYYGLMRAGNVNASDVLVVLGAGPIGLGVVAGGAALGATTIVVEPSEGRRQAALKLGAAHAVTPEEVDELLDRVSGGRGADVVVEATGRPEVMASALELAGHRARVVYIGIDVGRSAPAKLGLIQSKELDIRGAIGSPGVWPATLRFIARSGLDLGGLVTREIAADDAVTALDEAQKPAENIKVHITFDASL, from the coding sequence GTGAAAGCACTCAGGTTCGTGGGAGAGAATCGGGCCGAGGTCGCCGACCTCGACATCCCGACCGTAGCGGCGGACGAGGTTCTGATCGCCGCACGATCGGTCGGCGTCTGCCATTCCGATATCGAACTGCTCGAGGGCCGCTACATCATCCCGTTCGAGTACCCGATCATTCCCGGACACGAATGGTCCGGTGAGGTCGCGAAGGTCGGTGCCGACGTCGACGGCTTCCAGGTGGGCGACCGTGTCGTCGGAGAATGCGTCATCGGCGATGACCACTTCGGGTTCTCCATCAGCGGAGCCGCGGCAGAGTTCTTCGTCGTCAAACCCGCATGGCTGCACAAGCTTCCCGACGAGGTCTCGTTCACCAGCGGCGCGCTCGTCGAACCGTTCAGCTGCGGCTACTACGGACTGATGCGCGCCGGAAACGTCAACGCGAGCGACGTACTCGTCGTACTCGGAGCCGGACCGATCGGCCTCGGGGTAGTGGCCGGCGGCGCAGCACTGGGGGCGACGACCATCGTGGTCGAACCATCCGAGGGACGTCGGCAGGCCGCGCTGAAACTCGGTGCCGCCCATGCGGTCACCCCGGAGGAGGTCGACGAACTACTCGACCGAGTCAGTGGCGGCCGAGGTGCCGACGTCGTCGTCGAGGCAACCGGCCGACCCGAGGTGATGGCCAGTGCACTCGAACTCGCCGGGCACCGCGCACGGGTGGTGTACATCGGCATCGACGTCGGACGATCGGCACCGGCCAAACTGGGGCTCATCCAATCCAAGGAGCTCGACATCCGCGGTGCGATCGGCTCGCCGGGCGTGTGGCCTGCGACCCTGCGCTTCATCGCCAGGAGTGGGCTCGATCTCGGTGGACTCGTGACGCGCGAAATAGCGGCCGACGATGCCGTGACCGCTCTCGACGAGGCACAGAAGCCGGCCGAGAACATCAAGGTGCACATCACCTTCGACGCAAGTCTCTGA
- a CDS encoding SDR family NAD(P)-dependent oxidoreductase, with protein sequence MSRLTDKVAIVTGSGKGMGRAMATLFAAQGAAVAVTDVSESDGLETVRLIEEQGGRAAFWRLDVSDEAEVSSVFEQVTATFGKLDILVNNAGISGVDKPTHEVTEAEWDAVFAVDVKGVFFCTKHAIGHLRANGGGSIVNISSIYGLVGSHEMAPYHAAKGAVTIMTKKDAVTYGRDGIRVNSVHPGTILTPFVRELAERSEGGLRGYLDIMEPKHPIGHVGEPEDVANAVLFLASDEARFVHGAALVVDGGYTAV encoded by the coding sequence ATGTCTCGTCTGACCGACAAAGTCGCCATCGTCACCGGATCCGGCAAGGGAATGGGTCGCGCTATGGCAACGCTGTTCGCTGCCCAAGGAGCCGCCGTCGCGGTCACCGACGTCTCCGAGAGCGACGGACTCGAGACCGTCCGGCTGATCGAGGAGCAGGGTGGCCGGGCGGCGTTCTGGCGATTGGATGTCAGTGACGAAGCCGAGGTGTCCTCGGTGTTCGAGCAGGTGACCGCGACGTTCGGAAAACTCGACATCCTCGTCAACAACGCCGGCATCTCCGGCGTCGACAAGCCAACCCACGAGGTCACCGAGGCCGAGTGGGACGCCGTGTTCGCGGTCGATGTGAAGGGCGTCTTCTTCTGCACCAAGCACGCCATCGGACACCTGCGGGCCAACGGCGGTGGCAGCATCGTCAACATCTCGTCGATCTACGGGCTCGTCGGCTCGCACGAGATGGCCCCGTACCACGCGGCCAAGGGCGCGGTCACGATCATGACGAAGAAGGATGCGGTGACGTACGGACGCGACGGCATCAGGGTCAACTCCGTGCACCCCGGCACCATTCTGACTCCGTTCGTGCGTGAGCTGGCCGAACGTAGCGAGGGTGGATTGCGCGGCTACCTCGACATCATGGAGCCCAAGCATCCGATCGGTCACGTCGGTGAGCCGGAGGACGTCGCCAACGCGGTGCTGTTCCTGGCCAGTGACGAGGCGCGTTTCGTGCACGGCGCGGCACTGGTGGTCGACGGCGGTTACACGGCGGTGTGA
- a CDS encoding helix-turn-helix domain-containing protein encodes MGAYTRQQGETVKAEVGGGERMTEETVQVESTETAVQMNAQMGLRLRGAREKANMSLREMARRVHLSPSFISQVELGRTAPSVGTLYAMVTELGLSLDSLMAEDVAPHDLETPQPTPSARPTLTDRTEVAHANGSSRTSSVQPLPEVGALPGLQRADERPELYLGGVRWERLTPDDDPDVEFLRVTYPAGTESCPADNLMNHGGKEYIHILSGRLEIQVAFARQVLGPGDSLHFDSSIPHRLSNPHDETCVAIWFVVGRQK; translated from the coding sequence GTGGGTGCGTACACCCGGCAGCAGGGGGAGACGGTGAAGGCAGAGGTGGGAGGCGGCGAAAGAATGACCGAAGAAACTGTCCAGGTCGAATCGACCGAGACGGCCGTTCAGATGAACGCGCAGATGGGCCTGCGTCTACGCGGAGCGCGTGAGAAGGCGAACATGTCGCTGCGCGAGATGGCCCGTCGAGTTCACCTGTCCCCCAGCTTCATCTCCCAGGTCGAGCTCGGCCGAACGGCACCCTCGGTAGGGACGCTGTATGCCATGGTCACCGAGCTGGGTCTGTCCCTCGACTCCTTGATGGCCGAAGACGTGGCACCGCACGACCTCGAGACCCCACAGCCCACGCCCTCGGCACGGCCGACGCTCACCGACCGCACCGAGGTGGCGCATGCGAACGGCAGCTCGCGAACATCCTCGGTTCAGCCGCTCCCCGAAGTGGGCGCGCTCCCGGGTCTCCAGCGTGCCGACGAACGGCCCGAGTTGTACCTTGGCGGAGTCCGGTGGGAACGCCTGACCCCGGACGACGATCCGGACGTGGAGTTCCTCCGAGTCACCTACCCTGCCGGGACCGAATCCTGCCCCGCGGACAACCTGATGAACCACGGCGGCAAGGAATACATCCATATCCTGTCCGGACGCTTGGAGATTCAGGTCGCCTTCGCTCGCCAGGTGCTCGGCCCGGGCGACAGTCTCCACTTCGACTCGTCCATTCCGCACCGGTTGAGCAACCCACACGACGAGACCTGCGTCGCAATCTGGTTCGTGGTCGGCCGACAGAAGTGA
- a CDS encoding SDR family NAD(P)-dependent oxidoreductase, protein MNEQSQFTNKGAIVTGAGSGIGRAVAYRLASLGARVLAVDMNMAAAERTAAESDGEIHPFAADVSVHDQVKAYADAATSLIGEPRLFFNNAGVEGVHKSIVDTTESEWRSVVDVNLNGMFFGLKHVLPLLRRSGGGAVVNTGSILSLKGAPDRSDYVVTKHAVLGLTRSAAAESAAHGIRVNCICPGPVDTPLMSRSESLVNPDDPNFERDRFIEGTPLRRYGSPEEIAELVVFLLREDVGYQTGSAVTIDGGITAV, encoded by the coding sequence ATGAACGAGCAGTCGCAGTTCACGAACAAGGGTGCCATCGTCACCGGTGCCGGCAGCGGTATCGGTCGAGCGGTGGCGTATCGGCTGGCGTCGTTGGGTGCGCGGGTGCTCGCCGTCGACATGAACATGGCGGCCGCGGAGCGCACCGCAGCGGAGTCGGACGGCGAGATCCATCCGTTCGCCGCCGACGTGTCCGTCCACGATCAGGTGAAGGCCTATGCGGATGCCGCGACCTCGCTGATCGGTGAACCACGACTGTTCTTCAACAACGCCGGGGTCGAGGGAGTGCACAAGTCCATCGTCGACACCACCGAGAGCGAATGGCGATCGGTGGTCGACGTCAACCTCAACGGAATGTTCTTCGGGCTCAAGCACGTACTCCCACTGCTGCGTCGGTCCGGAGGTGGAGCGGTGGTCAACACCGGTTCGATTCTCAGTCTCAAGGGCGCTCCCGATCGCTCCGACTACGTGGTGACCAAGCATGCCGTTCTGGGTCTGACCCGCAGTGCTGCAGCCGAATCCGCCGCTCACGGCATTCGAGTGAACTGCATCTGCCCCGGGCCGGTCGACACCCCGTTGATGTCGAGGTCCGAAAGTCTGGTCAACCCGGACGATCCGAACTTCGAGCGCGACCGATTCATCGAAGGCACACCACTTCGGCGCTACGGATCACCCGAGGAGATCGCCGAGCTGGTGGTCTTCCTCCTCCGCGAGGACGTCGGCTATCAGACCGGTTCCGCGGTCACCATCGACGGTGGAATCACCGCGGTCTGA
- a CDS encoding zinc-dependent alcohol dehydrogenase: MPDTMQAAVYHGARDIRVEEVPVPRRGSGEALVRVLRSGICGTDASEWVAGPKTFPVLRRHPNSGHQGPLILGHEFVGEVVEADPDSETKIGDLVATGAGIWCGTCRRCREGRTNQCATYKTLGLNVDGGMAEYASVPSKTLRALPEGLSIDHAGLAQPLAVGIHAARRSGARDGDNVVVIGAGAIGSFVLAGLQHLADVEVTVVDFPGKRLDRASRLGAHRTITPSDDLGADIVEALGGKKPDVVIEASGAPGQLVSALTMVADGGRVLAVGIPKEKPELDVHSLVFREITLETTLAHVCDTDLPAALDILNTGPLGAELAETPVGLAALPAELDRLSTGKVEGKVLVDPAIR; the protein is encoded by the coding sequence GTGCCCGATACCATGCAGGCCGCCGTGTACCACGGCGCGCGCGACATCCGCGTCGAGGAGGTTCCCGTTCCCCGACGCGGGTCGGGTGAGGCGCTCGTACGCGTTCTACGCTCGGGTATCTGCGGCACCGACGCCTCGGAATGGGTGGCCGGACCCAAGACCTTCCCGGTACTGCGCCGGCATCCGAACAGCGGGCATCAGGGCCCGTTGATCCTCGGCCACGAATTCGTCGGCGAGGTGGTCGAAGCAGACCCCGACTCCGAGACGAAGATCGGAGATCTGGTGGCCACCGGAGCCGGAATCTGGTGTGGCACATGCCGACGCTGCCGGGAAGGCCGCACCAACCAGTGCGCGACCTACAAGACCCTGGGACTCAACGTCGACGGCGGCATGGCGGAGTACGCGAGCGTCCCGTCGAAGACATTGCGCGCGCTGCCCGAGGGGCTGTCCATCGACCACGCCGGACTCGCTCAGCCCCTGGCCGTCGGGATTCACGCTGCCCGGCGCTCGGGTGCCCGTGACGGGGACAACGTCGTCGTCATCGGTGCCGGTGCCATCGGTTCCTTCGTCCTTGCCGGACTGCAGCACCTGGCCGACGTCGAGGTCACCGTCGTCGACTTTCCGGGGAAGAGACTGGATCGCGCCTCGCGCCTCGGAGCACACCGCACGATCACCCCGTCCGACGACCTCGGCGCGGACATCGTCGAGGCTCTGGGCGGAAAGAAACCCGATGTCGTCATCGAAGCGAGCGGAGCGCCCGGCCAGCTGGTCTCGGCGTTGACCATGGTGGCCGACGGTGGCCGCGTGCTCGCAGTAGGAATTCCCAAAGAGAAACCGGAGCTGGATGTGCATTCGCTCGTCTTTCGAGAGATCACTCTCGAAACCACCTTGGCCCACGTGTGCGACACCGATCTGCCTGCCGCACTGGACATCCTGAACACCGGACCGCTCGGCGCAGAGCTGGCCGAGACGCCCGTCGGACTGGCAGCTCTGCCCGCGGAGTTGGACAGACTCTCGACCGGCAAGGTCGAAGGCAAAGTCCTCGTCGATCCGGCGATCCGATGA
- a CDS encoding 2,3-butanediol dehydrogenase produces MRAAVFHDRHDVRVEDVPAPKVGPGEVLLRPFFCGICGTDLHEYAFGPIVIPTEPHALTGAKAPQVFGHEFSARVVEIGSDVTSVAVGDRVSVMPLVTCGKCYYCRRGLNHLCVIMACTGLSWGGGGISELVAVQEQQVSVLPDSVSDVQGALIEPAAVAAYGVDCTGLRAGDTILITGAGPIGALSALYAHASGAAKIIVSEPNAKRRALIEAFGIAEVLDPTVQDVPAAVLALTGGIGVDAAAECSGHQHGLTAALGSVRSGGTVAQVGLHVKPATIDPMAMSNKDLTLVGTWCYPVYDWPRIIALVASGRYPVEKVVSEIIDVENIVADGFERLLDPNGDAQKLLVRVGDAPAS; encoded by the coding sequence ATGCGCGCCGCGGTATTTCACGACCGACACGATGTACGGGTAGAAGACGTTCCGGCCCCGAAGGTCGGCCCCGGCGAGGTTCTGCTTCGTCCGTTCTTCTGCGGCATCTGCGGAACGGACCTGCACGAGTACGCCTTCGGTCCGATCGTCATTCCGACCGAACCCCACGCACTCACCGGCGCGAAAGCCCCGCAGGTGTTCGGCCACGAATTCTCGGCGCGCGTGGTCGAGATCGGCTCCGACGTGACGTCGGTCGCGGTGGGCGATCGCGTGTCGGTGATGCCGCTCGTCACCTGCGGCAAGTGCTACTACTGCCGACGCGGGCTCAACCACCTGTGTGTGATCATGGCCTGCACCGGGTTGAGCTGGGGCGGCGGAGGAATCTCCGAACTGGTTGCGGTGCAGGAACAACAGGTATCGGTGCTTCCGGACAGCGTCAGTGACGTCCAGGGCGCTCTCATCGAGCCGGCAGCGGTGGCCGCTTACGGTGTCGACTGCACCGGCCTGAGAGCAGGCGACACCATCCTCATCACCGGTGCGGGACCGATCGGTGCCCTGTCCGCTCTGTACGCACACGCATCGGGTGCGGCGAAGATCATCGTGTCCGAGCCGAATGCCAAGCGCCGCGCGCTGATCGAGGCATTCGGCATCGCCGAGGTACTGGACCCCACCGTGCAGGACGTGCCCGCCGCGGTCCTCGCACTGACCGGCGGTATCGGGGTCGATGCCGCAGCGGAATGCTCGGGTCACCAGCACGGACTGACGGCCGCACTCGGCAGCGTTCGCTCCGGCGGAACCGTCGCCCAGGTCGGACTGCACGTCAAGCCGGCCACGATCGATCCGATGGCCATGTCCAACAAGGACCTGACTCTGGTGGGTACCTGGTGCTACCCGGTGTACGACTGGCCGCGCATCATCGCCCTGGTCGCATCCGGACGCTACCCGGTGGAGAAGGTCGTCAGCGAGATCATCGACGTCGAGAACATCGTCGCCGACGGATTCGAGCGGCTGCTCGACCCGAACGGTGACGCCCAGAAGCTTCTGGTTCGGGTCGGCGACGCACCGGCGTCCTGA
- a CDS encoding NAD(P)-dependent oxidoreductase codes for MHIGFAGVGRMGTHMVRRLLEAGHTVTAYDIYLTAETAPAELVDLGMTITSTPADLARAEISFSMLPDAAATEEVLFGEHGIATAGASEHLHVVMGTVGPTAVREFAERAAGSGTAVVDAPVSGSVSLADTGQITTMVGCDDEQFTYLKPILEAVTRAQFHTGPAGTASVAKLAVNSVLAALNQAVAEALILGESAGLAPSALYEVLGSSAVAAPYVGYKKEHFLDPDAAGVAFPLSLLHKDVGLGLALARDHALDLPQATTVGNVLDRALDSGLGAKDMAAVLEFLKPAES; via the coding sequence ATGCACATCGGATTCGCCGGAGTCGGCCGCATGGGTACCCACATGGTGCGCCGCCTCCTCGAGGCGGGCCACACGGTCACCGCCTACGACATCTACCTGACGGCGGAAACCGCGCCGGCCGAACTGGTCGATCTGGGAATGACGATCACCTCGACGCCCGCCGATCTGGCCCGCGCCGAGATCTCCTTCAGCATGTTGCCCGATGCTGCAGCGACCGAGGAGGTGCTGTTCGGTGAGCACGGAATCGCCACGGCCGGTGCGTCGGAGCACCTTCACGTGGTGATGGGAACGGTCGGACCGACGGCCGTGCGCGAATTCGCCGAGCGTGCAGCAGGTTCGGGCACCGCGGTGGTCGACGCCCCGGTCTCGGGCAGCGTGAGCCTGGCCGATACCGGGCAGATCACGACGATGGTCGGGTGCGACGACGAACAGTTCACCTACCTGAAGCCGATCCTCGAGGCGGTGACGCGCGCGCAGTTCCACACCGGTCCCGCCGGTACCGCCTCGGTGGCCAAGCTCGCGGTCAATTCGGTTCTCGCAGCACTGAATCAGGCCGTCGCCGAGGCGTTGATTCTCGGTGAATCGGCCGGCTTGGCCCCGTCCGCCCTGTACGAAGTGTTGGGCTCGAGTGCGGTGGCTGCGCCGTACGTCGGCTACAAGAAGGAGCACTTTCTCGATCCGGACGCCGCGGGTGTGGCATTTCCCTTGTCGCTCTTGCACAAAGATGTGGGCCTCGGACTTGCGTTGGCCCGCGATCACGCCCTCGATCTGCCCCAGGCCACGACCGTCGGGAACGTTCTCGACCGGGCGTTGGATTCCGGGCTCGGGGCGAAGGACATGGCCGCAGTGCTCGAGTTCCTGAAGCCCGCCGAATCCTGA